Within Saccharomonospora cyanea NA-134, the genomic segment TGACCACCACCACGCTGCGCAACCTGGTCGGCGGCATGTCGCTGGAGGACGCGCTCACCTCGCGTGACCAGATCAACAACCAGTTGCGCGGCGTGCTCGACGAGGCCACCGGCCGGTGGGGGATCCGCGTGGCGCGGGTCGAACTGAAGGCGATCGACCCGCCGCCCTCCATCCAGGACTCGATGGAGAAGCAGATGCGCGCCGACCGCGAGAAGCGCGCCATGATCCTCACCGCCGAAGGTGAGCGGGAAGCCGCCATCAAGACCGCCGAGGGCCAGAAGCAGAGCCAGATCCTCGCCGCCGAGGGCTCCAAGCAGGCGGCCATCCTGTCCGCCGAGGCGGAACGGCAGTCCCGCATCCTGCGCGCCCAGGGTGAGCGCGCCGCCCGTTACCTGCAGGCGCAGGGGCAGGCCAAGGCCATCGAGAAGGTGTTCGCCGCGATCAAGGCCAGCAGGCCCACACCGGAAGCGCTGGCCTACCAGTACCTGCAGACCCTGCCGCAGATGGCGCAGGGCGACGCCAACAAGGTGTGGCTGGTGCCCAGCGACTTCGGCAAGGCACTCGAAGGTTTCGCCCGCCAGTTCGGGGCCAAGGGCGACGACGGCGTGTTCCGCTACGAACCGCCCGCCGAGGAGACCCCCTCACCGTCGATGGACGACGAAGAAGTGTCGGCGTGGTTCGACACCTCCACCGACCCGAAGGTCGCCGAAGCGGTGCGCGAAGCCGAGGCCGTCGCCCGGCAGGAGGTGCCCAGCCCCCTGAACACCGGTGGCTCCACTCCGCCGGCGGTGTCCGCGCTGAAGGGCGACCGACCGGCAGGCCCGCCTCAGGCCCACGACCAGGAGCGGACCACCGAAACCACGCCACCGCAGGCACCGCCGCCTGCCGCGCCTCCGCAGCCCCCGGCCGGTGGGGCGCCGTTCACAGGCCCGCAGCAGGGCGGCTACCCGCCCCCGCAGCAGGGCGGACCGATGCCGCCGCAGGGCCCGCCCTTCGGACGGCAGTGACCCACTGACGTGGTGGTGCGGGCCGGTACGCCGCCGCCCGCACCACCACGCCCTCAACCGCGTGCCCGGCCGAAGAATTCGCTCAGCGCGGCGGCCAGCTGCTGCGGCGCTTCCTCAGCCATGTGATGGCCGGACTCGATACCGTGGCCCCGCACATCAGGCGCCCACGTTCTCCAGATCTCCACCGGATCGCCGTACAGGTCCTCGAGGTCGTCCCGCAACGACCACAGGATCAGCGCCGGACACCGCACCCGCACCCCGGCTGCCCGGTCGGCTTCCTCGTGCCGACGATCCACCGTCAGACCTGCCCGGTAGTCCTCCAACATGTCCCGCACCACGTCAGGGTTACGGGTGGCGGCACGCCACTCCTCGTAGTTCTCGCGGCCCATCCGTTCCGGATCGCCCCGATACCAGCTGTCAGGATCGGCATTGATCACGCGTTCGGGGATCTCCGGCTGGGCGAAGAAGAACCAATGCCACCACTGCGTCGCGAACGTCGCATCGACGCGGGACAGGTGCTCACTGAGGGGCAGGCAGTCCAGCAGAGCCACCCGCGACACCGCGTCGTGGTGATCGAGTACCAGGCGCAGCGCGACCGCCCCACCCCGGTCGTGGCCTGCGACCACGAACCGGTCGTGCCCCAGGGCGCGCATCACCGCCACCAGATCGTTCGCCACCGCACGTTTGGAGTAGCCGACGTGATCGGGTGTGGGTGCCGGCCCCCGCGAGCGGCCGTAGCCCCGCAGGTCCGGACACAC encodes:
- a CDS encoding alpha/beta fold hydrolase — translated: MFENFEATFVPVEDASIFVRHGGQGSPAVLLLHGHPRTSATWHRVAPLLVDRGFTVVCPDLRGYGRSRGPAPTPDHVGYSKRAVANDLVAVMRALGHDRFVVAGHDRGGAVALRLVLDHHDAVSRVALLDCLPLSEHLSRVDATFATQWWHWFFFAQPEIPERVINADPDSWYRGDPERMGRENYEEWRAATRNPDVVRDMLEDYRAGLTVDRRHEEADRAAGVRVRCPALILWSLRDDLEDLYGDPVEIWRTWAPDVRGHGIESGHHMAEEAPQQLAAALSEFFGRARG
- a CDS encoding SPFH domain-containing protein, which produces MVVPQAQSAVIERLGRFRTVAGPGLNFLVPFLDKVRARVDLREQVVSFPPQPVITQDNLTVSIDTVVYFQVTDSRAAVYEISNYIVGVEQLTTTTLRNLVGGMSLEDALTSRDQINNQLRGVLDEATGRWGIRVARVELKAIDPPPSIQDSMEKQMRADREKRAMILTAEGEREAAIKTAEGQKQSQILAAEGSKQAAILSAEAERQSRILRAQGERAARYLQAQGQAKAIEKVFAAIKASRPTPEALAYQYLQTLPQMAQGDANKVWLVPSDFGKALEGFARQFGAKGDDGVFRYEPPAEETPSPSMDDEEVSAWFDTSTDPKVAEAVREAEAVARQEVPSPLNTGGSTPPAVSALKGDRPAGPPQAHDQERTTETTPPQAPPPAAPPQPPAGGAPFTGPQQGGYPPPQQGGPMPPQGPPFGRQ